The nucleotide sequence GCGTGCGGGGGTGAGCGCGTTCACCGGCGGACTCCCATCGGTTGGTCATTCGACGTCCAACGACACCGCGCGCCGCGATTTGATTCCCGCCGGGCGTGACGGCGGGCGTCACCAGATGGAGCGGATGCCCTCGAGCAGCGTGTCGGCCAGCTCGGGCCGGCACATCAGCAGGTCCGGCAGGTAGGGGTCGGGACGGTTGTAGAGCAGCGGCGACCCGTCGATGCGCGACGCATGCAGTCCGGCGGCGCGCACCACGCCGGCCGGTGCGGCCGAGTCCCACTCCCACTGCCCGCCGGCGTGGATGTAGGCGTCGACGTCGCCGCGCACGACGGCCATCGCCTTCGCGCCCGCCGAGCCGATGCCGATCAACTCGACGTCGAGGACGTCGCGTAGCCACCACAGCACCGTCGGCGGGCGGTGCCTGCTGGTCGCGATGCGGATCGGCCCGGGTTCGCGCGGCGGCGGGCCGGTCACGGTGTCGGTGCGGTAGACCGTGCCGACGGCCGGCAGTCCGACGACGGCATCGGTGATGCCGCCGTGTCCGGCCCCGTCATGGTCGCGCCCGTCGTCTGCGGGCCCGCCGTGGCGCTGCCACAGCGCGATGTGCACCGCCCAGTCGACGCGGCCGGGCAGGGAGAACTCGCGGGTGCCGTCCACCGGGTCGACGATCCACACCCGGTCCGCCCGGATCCGCGCGAGGTCGTCGGCGGCCTCCTCGCTCAGCACGGCGTCGTCGGGCCGCTCTTCGCGCAAGCGCCGCAGGATGAAGTCGTTCGCCTGCCGGTCACCGAGGTCGCCGAGGTCGTACGGGTGGGCGAACCCGACCTCCTCCCGGAGGGCCACCAGCAGTGCGCCGGCCTCCTCCGCCACCTGCGCGGCCAGGGCCGCGTCGGTCACCGCGGCGTCGCGCCGGGTGCCCGGACCACCATCGGCACGGCCGGGAAGTAGGCCGCCATCTCCGAGCGGCAGCGACGCAGCGCGGCGGTGCCGTACCCGCAGTGGCGGTGGTCGGGATGAATCCAGATCCGCACGTTGACCTCGCCGCCGACGAGTTCGCCGAACACCATGCCGACCTTCTGGGACGACTCCTCGGCCACGAACCAGACGGCCTCCTCGGCCGACACCCGGGCGAGCGCGGCGGCGATCTCGTCGTCCAGGCTGCCTGCCGGCCCACCCGAGCCGTCGCCGGACGCGCCGACGTCCTGGGTGCGGGCGGCGAACACGTCGCGGTCCTCGGCA is from Mycolicibacterium grossiae and encodes:
- a CDS encoding 3'(2'),5'-bisphosphate nucleotidase CysQ — translated: MTDAALAAQVAEEAGALLVALREEVGFAHPYDLGDLGDRQANDFILRRLREERPDDAVLSEEAADDLARIRADRVWIVDPVDGTREFSLPGRVDWAVHIALWQRHGGPADDGRDHDGAGHGGITDAVVGLPAVGTVYRTDTVTGPPPREPGPIRIATSRHRPPTVLWWLRDVLDVELIGIGSAGAKAMAVVRGDVDAYIHAGGQWEWDSAAPAGVVRAAGLHASRIDGSPLLYNRPDPYLPDLLMCRPELADTLLEGIRSIW
- a CDS encoding GNAT family N-acetyltransferase, translated to MTDHDRAAARREITDALQKALDRRHEVLDVIVEADDKAAAVEAIAKLLGTSHLGGEAVMAMQFDRLTRDSRRRIAQELDDLNKQLTFTFADRPASSGEGLTLRPFSGAEDRDVFAARTQDVGASGDGSGGPAGSLDDEIAAALARVSAEEAVWFVAEESSQKVGMVFGELVGGEVNVRIWIHPDHRHCGYGTAALRRCRSEMAAYFPAVPMVVRAPGATPR